Proteins from one Thermotoga sp. SG1 genomic window:
- the pelG gene encoding exopolysaccharide Pel transporter PelG yields MIKHTKSRKGDYKVAGIFFKFPFFRDTFLGTSLVFLVSFFENNSLWFIPLVLIILASKFGVSISFSIIGILSYSFIFSTMLLSGFAMILVRSISDFLYLKDSRKIYENYSGAIVFVIMLSFMVGNVLFRAYQYKTLAVWLFVSFSVLQTVLLFVGAIEKTHALVLPVLFIFSSLIILFKIFGNIINEKYLLVIISFSMGFLTFIANSIITKHLRISTHLKFDFLHYARKYPELLLIAFFYYFSYWIDNIIMWFKKGLEVAPNIIISPNYDFPLFIAAISFTPAIVLFSLGIETTFLKKYLSFFSAIKNNKTLEQIEARLEEIQASMKHILLETTLVAITIAILDLSASKFLNKWLSKFSITVFRLGAIGHLFNVIFMLMLTIHLYFNFYKEAFIGVLISFSVNLILTAFCRSMAPGLGFLLAFFSGSVFLLRKMNLKDLVFKIYSSQQHGLEKVERISWRP; encoded by the coding sequence ATGATAAAACACACAAAAAGCCGTAAGGGTGATTATAAAGTGGCTGGAATTTTTTTTAAATTTCCATTCTTTAGAGACACGTTTTTAGGCACTTCACTGGTTTTTCTCGTTTCGTTCTTCGAAAATAATTCTCTATGGTTCATTCCTTTGGTTCTCATAATTTTGGCATCAAAATTCGGTGTTTCCATTTCGTTTTCTATAATTGGAATTTTGTCATATTCATTCATTTTTTCAACTATGCTTCTAAGTGGGTTTGCAATGATTTTGGTAAGATCAATATCAGACTTTTTGTATCTAAAGGACTCTCGAAAAATTTACGAAAACTATTCAGGAGCGATTGTTTTTGTGATTATGTTATCTTTTATGGTTGGAAATGTACTTTTCAGAGCATATCAATACAAAACACTTGCTGTTTGGTTGTTTGTTAGTTTTTCCGTTTTGCAAACTGTTTTATTGTTCGTCGGGGCTATTGAAAAAACACATGCTCTTGTTTTGCCTGTATTATTTATCTTTTCGTCATTGATAATACTCTTTAAAATTTTTGGAAATATCATCAATGAAAAATACTTGCTTGTAATAATTTCATTTTCAATGGGTTTCTTGACCTTTATAGCGAATAGCATTATTACAAAACATTTAAGGATCTCAACTCATCTGAAATTTGACTTTCTTCATTATGCACGAAAGTATCCTGAACTACTGTTAATAGCGTTTTTTTACTATTTTTCCTACTGGATTGATAATATAATTATGTGGTTCAAAAAAGGATTAGAAGTAGCTCCTAATATTATCATATCCCCTAACTACGATTTTCCGCTTTTTATAGCTGCTATTTCTTTTACACCAGCTATTGTTCTATTTAGTCTAGGTATTGAGACCACCTTTCTAAAAAAGTATCTATCTTTTTTCTCAGCTATAAAAAACAATAAAACATTAGAACAGATAGAAGCTCGATTGGAAGAAATTCAAGCCTCTATGAAACATATCCTTCTTGAGACAACGCTTGTAGCTATTACAATAGCTATTTTAGATTTATCAGCAAGCAAATTTTTGAATAAATGGCTCTCCAAGTTTTCAATAACAGTTTTTAGATTAGGAGCTATTGGGCATCTCTTCAATGTTATTTTTATGCTTATGCTGACAATACATCTGTATTTCAATTTTTATAAAGAAGCTTTTATAGGAGTCCTTATTTCTTTCTCTGTAAATCTGATCTTGACGGCATTTTGCAGATCAATGGCACCAGGCTTAGGTTTTTTATTGGCATTTTTTAGTGGTTCTGTGTTTCTTTTAAGAAAAATGAATCTAAAAGATTTGGTATTCAAAATTTACTCTTCTCAACAACATGGTTTGGAAAAAGTTGAAAGAATATCTTGGAGACCCTGA